One genomic segment of Novisyntrophococcus fermenticellae includes these proteins:
- the scpB gene encoding SMC-Scp complex subunit ScpB: MNTNDVKHLEAAIEAILFSMGDSVEVDKIARAINCDVNTTKRILHQMMMNYEAEDRGIKIIELEDVYQMCTKKEYYDYLVNVALQPKQAVLSDVMMETLSIIAYKQPVTKAEIEKIRGVKSDHAVNKLIEYNLVQELGRLDAPGRPILFGTTEEFLRSFGVDSTDNLPVISPVKLEDFKAEAEEEIQIKVDI; the protein is encoded by the coding sequence ATGAATACGAATGATGTGAAACATTTGGAAGCGGCAATCGAAGCTATCCTGTTTTCCATGGGTGATTCTGTGGAGGTGGACAAAATTGCCAGGGCAATTAACTGTGATGTAAATACTACAAAGCGGATATTACACCAGATGATGATGAATTACGAAGCCGAAGACCGGGGAATTAAAATTATAGAGCTGGAAGATGTGTATCAGATGTGCACAAAAAAGGAATACTATGATTATCTGGTCAATGTGGCATTGCAGCCAAAGCAGGCGGTACTCAGTGACGTTATGATGGAAACACTGTCCATAATCGCTTATAAGCAGCCTGTTACAAAAGCAGAGATAGAGAAAATCCGCGGAGTTAAGAGCGATCATGCGGTGAATAAACTAATAGAATATAATCTGGTTCAGGAATTAGGCAGACTGGATGCGCCGGGGCGCCCTATATTATTTGGTACGACGGAAGAGTTTTTAAGAAGCTTTGGCGTGGATTCTACAGATAACCTTCCCGTAATCAGCCCAGTCAAGCTGGAGGATTTCAAAGCGGAAGCGGAAGAGGAGATTCAAATCAAAGTGGATATATAG
- a CDS encoding segregation and condensation protein A — translation MGIPVKLPVFEGPLDLLMHLIEKNKIDIYDIPIVEITDQYLEYVQQMDHEDLDVVSEFMVMAATLIDIKCRMLLPKEINEDGEEEDPRDELVRQLLEYKMYKYMSYELRDRMAEASRSIYKEPTLPKEVKQYKVPVDPQELLNGITLDKLHKIFESILKRQEDKIDPIRSKFGQIEKEEISLPEKMTYVERYAVKNRKFSFKNLLEQQCSKFQIIVTFLAVLELMKTGKIQISQEEIFGDIQIESLEAEDATVEAYTEEAEDEYE, via the coding sequence ATGGGAATTCCTGTGAAACTGCCGGTTTTTGAAGGGCCGTTGGATTTACTGATGCATCTGATTGAAAAGAATAAAATTGATATCTACGATATTCCGATTGTGGAGATCACAGATCAATATCTGGAATATGTACAGCAGATGGATCATGAAGATTTGGATGTAGTCAGTGAATTTATGGTTATGGCGGCTACATTAATTGATATCAAGTGCAGGATGCTGCTTCCCAAGGAGATAAATGAGGATGGAGAGGAAGAGGATCCAAGGGATGAACTTGTCCGTCAGCTTCTGGAATATAAGATGTATAAGTACATGTCCTATGAACTCAGGGACCGAATGGCTGAAGCATCCAGGAGCATCTACAAGGAGCCGACACTGCCAAAAGAGGTTAAGCAATACAAGGTACCTGTAGACCCGCAGGAGCTTCTGAACGGAATAACACTGGACAAGCTGCATAAAATCTTTGAATCGATACTGAAAAGGCAGGAAGATAAGATTGACCCGATTCGAAGTAAATTTGGTCAGATAGAAAAAGAGGAGATTTCTTTACCGGAAAAGATGACATACGTAGAACGGTATGCGGTTAAAAACCGAAAGTTCAGTTTTAAAAATCTGCTGGAGCAGCAATGCAGTAAATTCCAGATAATTGTTACATTTCTGGCTGTTCTGGAACTGATGAAAACCGGAAAGATACAGATTTCTCAGGAAGAGATTTTTGGGGATATTCAGATTGAGTCGTTGGAAGCCGAAGATGCCACTGTAGAAGCGTATACGGAGGAAGCTGAAGATGAATACGAATGA
- a CDS encoding metallophosphoesterase, producing the protein MTTTYQLTKRLSTEPQAARLRFVFVSDLHNVSIGNKNQELIRAIELQNPDAVLIGGDTLVGKPGYPMDVAIDFIKNVAGRYPVYYANGNHEYRLRIYPDIYGDMYERFSEAIKEAGVYYLINQTARINVRGIPVAIHGFEADKKYYQRYSKADMPVFELNQIFGQPDPNDYHILLAHNPEYRETYLNWGADLALSGHCHGGVIRFGEHYGLISPNFNLIYKYCHGRFDDAYGRTMIVSAGLGEHTIPLRFFNPRELVTLEIQFIGK; encoded by the coding sequence ATGACTACAACATACCAATTGACAAAACGTTTATCGACCGAACCTCAGGCTGCCCGCCTGCGGTTCGTTTTTGTGAGCGATTTACACAATGTGTCTATAGGAAATAAGAATCAGGAGCTTATTCGTGCTATAGAGCTGCAGAATCCGGATGCTGTTCTAATTGGGGGCGATACTTTGGTAGGGAAACCGGGTTATCCTATGGATGTTGCAATAGATTTTATAAAGAATGTGGCCGGCAGATATCCTGTATATTATGCCAATGGGAATCATGAGTACCGGCTTCGAATCTACCCGGATATATATGGGGATATGTATGAGCGATTTTCAGAGGCAATAAAGGAAGCCGGTGTTTATTATCTGATCAATCAGACAGCCAGGATTAATGTTCGGGGAATCCCCGTGGCTATCCACGGATTTGAAGCCGACAAAAAGTACTATCAACGTTATAGCAAAGCAGATATGCCTGTCTTTGAACTGAACCAGATATTCGGACAGCCGGATCCGAATGATTATCATATATTATTGGCACATAATCCGGAATACAGAGAGACATATTTAAACTGGGGCGCAGATTTGGCATTATCGGGGCACTGCCATGGCGGAGTGATACGCTTTGGAGAGCATTATGGATTAATCAGCCCCAATTTTAATTTGATTTATAAGTACTGTCATGGAAGATTTGACGACGCTTATGGAAGAACAATGATAGTCAGTGCCGGGCTTGGAGAACATACGATACCGCTTAGATTTTTCAACCCCAGAGAACTGGTGACGCTTGAAATTCAATTTATCGGGAAATGA
- a CDS encoding MBOAT family O-acyltransferase has translation MALTSVKFLLFLLTSVAGYYLIPRKFQWIWLLLFSYIYYMASGVKLVVFLLFTTATTYGAARLIDKKRKNKKAGKRILILGLFLNFGMLGILKYTNLIITSVNHISGIEFPFVNFLLPLGISFYTFQSMGYLMDVYWGRFHAEKNPFRFALFVSFFPQIMQGPIGRYNRMASQLYEGHSFDWNRMERACQLMLWGFFKKMVLADNAALFVNAIFDDYQTYQGLSIAGVLLYSVQLYGDFSGGMDVVMGVANLFGIQMDENFKRPYFARSITDFWHRWHITLGTWMKDYVFYPFSLSKAMGRFGRYAKKKFGKQLGRTLPICIANIVVFLLVGIWHGAAWKFIAYGLYNGLIIGVSGLLTRQFRSWKKKLHIDDKAPWFVMLQILRTFLLVNISWFFDRADTVGQALTMFKNALTRTDWSMLTGIQTTAGGNTYTKLILAILLFGCMVLFVVSILQERGIQIRESLSQKPLVVKMAVYLALLFSLSVMGQMPLSSGGFIYAQF, from the coding sequence ATGGCACTTACATCTGTGAAATTTCTGCTGTTTCTACTGACATCTGTTGCCGGGTATTACCTGATTCCCAGGAAGTTTCAATGGATATGGCTCCTTCTCTTCAGCTATATATATTACATGGCATCCGGTGTAAAGCTGGTGGTGTTTCTGCTGTTTACCACGGCGACCACTTATGGCGCAGCCCGTCTGATTGATAAGAAGAGGAAAAATAAAAAGGCAGGGAAGAGAATTCTGATTCTGGGATTATTTCTCAATTTCGGAATGTTGGGAATATTGAAGTATACAAATCTGATTATAACGAGCGTCAATCATATTTCAGGAATAGAGTTTCCATTTGTAAACTTCCTCCTGCCACTTGGGATATCCTTTTATACGTTTCAGTCCATGGGATACCTGATGGACGTCTACTGGGGACGGTTTCATGCGGAGAAAAATCCATTTCGTTTCGCCTTGTTTGTATCTTTTTTTCCACAAATCATGCAGGGTCCAATTGGGCGTTATAACCGCATGGCCAGTCAGCTTTATGAAGGCCATAGTTTCGACTGGAACAGGATGGAGCGGGCCTGTCAGCTGATGCTATGGGGGTTTTTTAAGAAAATGGTTCTGGCAGACAATGCAGCACTCTTTGTAAATGCAATATTTGATGATTATCAAACATATCAGGGTCTTTCTATAGCCGGTGTATTGCTGTATTCCGTCCAGCTCTACGGGGATTTTTCCGGGGGTATGGATGTGGTTATGGGCGTGGCAAACCTTTTTGGAATTCAGATGGACGAGAACTTTAAGCGCCCTTATTTTGCGCGTTCAATTACAGATTTCTGGCACAGGTGGCATATCACACTCGGCACATGGATGAAGGACTATGTATTCTACCCATTTTCCCTGTCCAAAGCTATGGGAAGGTTTGGGAGGTATGCGAAGAAGAAATTCGGAAAGCAGCTGGGCAGAACACTGCCTATCTGTATCGCTAATATCGTGGTATTCCTGTTGGTGGGAATCTGGCATGGTGCGGCCTGGAAATTCATTGCATATGGACTTTATAATGGTCTGATCATAGGCGTAAGCGGGTTACTGACCAGACAATTCAGAAGCTGGAAAAAGAAACTCCATATTGATGACAAGGCACCCTGGTTTGTGATGCTTCAGATACTCAGGACGTTCCTTCTCGTAAACATCAGCTGGTTCTTTGACCGTGCGGATACAGTGGGCCAGGCGCTTACTATGTTTAAGAATGCTCTTACAAGAACAGACTGGTCTATGTTGACCGGGATTCAAACCACTGCAGGTGGAAATACTTACACGAAACTGATTCTGGCCATACTGTTATTTGGCTGTATGGTTTTGTTTGTTGTCAGCATTCTTCAGGAGCGGGGGATACAGATTAGGGAGTCCTTGTCCCAAAAGCCTTTGGTTGTTAAGATGGCAGTCTACCTGGCATTGCTGTTTTCTTTGAGTGTCATGGGTCAGATGCCCTTGTCATCAGGAGGTTTTATCTATGCGCAATTTTAG
- a CDS encoding acyl carrier protein has product MEKLLEILEDVVPDVDFEGCETLIDDGLLDSFAILTIVGELEDEFGVSVTPAEIVPENFNSAKALWSMVLRLKEE; this is encoded by the coding sequence ATGGAAAAATTACTTGAGATTTTAGAAGATGTTGTACCGGATGTGGACTTTGAAGGCTGTGAAACATTAATCGATGATGGACTTTTGGACTCCTTCGCAATATTGACGATTGTAGGAGAGCTGGAGGATGAATTCGGTGTATCTGTGACCCCTGCTGAGATTGTTCCTGAGAATTTCAATTCGGCAAAAGCACTCTGGTCCATGGTTTTGCGCCTAAAGGAGGAGTAA